DNA sequence from the Paramormyrops kingsleyae isolate MSU_618 chromosome 14, PKINGS_0.4, whole genome shotgun sequence genome:
tgtcacccccccgcccccccacccctccccaacGTGCACCTCCCTTCTCACACCTCCACTTCTCGTAATCCTTCTTGCGTGTCGGTCGTCACCCCGATGTCGAAGCAGGTCACCATCATGATGCGTGACTTGCATAGGTTGACATAGTACTCCAGCTCGTCAGTCGTCTGCTCCAGGGCTTCCAGGTACTCCTGCGACTCCTTGTCTAAATCCTGGTCCACCTCAACTGCAGGAGGGCAGAGAGACAGCAAAATATGCAACATATTAGCTGAAAGACCAGGATAACATCATCTGTTAGTTTTAGGCCAGGAGATTCCACCTCCACTTAAATAGCCAGCACTGAGGACCCTTTCAAAGCGTAAGCCTTCCATTCATACACGTGacaaaattagattttttaaatgtaagtgTGTGTTCCTCCTGTACAAGGGGTACTGACGACTGCTCTGGCTAGACAGGGACAGGGGGAGCCTTTTAAAAACCCCACCCGCAGAGAGTCGGGGGGGGtctgaaaggagcagcacaGCCCTGAAATAGCAGTAAGCCAATTGCACTTTATTGATTTCAAGACACAGTGAAAGCTGCGGCTTTCAGCCGCATGAAATGCTGTCATGTTCATGCTCAGGCGGAGCTTAAAGACAGCACTGCATgaatttggcaaaaaaaaaaaaaattaatagcCTTGCTTTGTGACCTTTACAGACCTTATATATTTCCTTCCTCTGTGGTGCAGAGAAAGGTGTTGCTTATGCAAGAGAAACCTTTAAAAGGTCTCTCAGTTTGAAAGGGAGAGGCTGATTTTCCTCTAATTGTGTTGAATGTAGAAACATTAATATCTAATTTTTACTTTCTTTGCCTGAAGCGAGATCAAGAAACTGCTTCAAAAATTAGCAGATATTAACGGACATATTTCCAGCATCTGAGAATCATAGATCAAGATAAATTACCCCGGAGCAACTTTACCATACTGCTGTAAATAACAGCTAAAAGCCTTTTTGTTCACCCATTTTCTCCATTTAGCAGCACACAACTATATGCAATTGTGGTTTTTTTCACTCAAGGGTGGACTCTATAATTTTCTGTTACACCACCGACTTTCAAATGGACAGTGGCAATGAAAGCTGGGCTATGAACAGGTTGCAACCcaataacatgcatgcagaagctCAGGAGCTCATATCCTGCACGGTGCACGGGCTCCAATGATGATTAAACAGTGAGCAGGGTTAATGTAGTCTGTCTGCAGCTTTGGGTGTTAATAAAAGTGGTCTTGTCTTTATTAGATATAGGGTAACAGCTACCTATGCTCAGTGTTGAGGAaattactcacaaaagtaatccattacagacagttcaggcccagaaagtacaattccagaccaaggttttgtttcaaccaactaatTTAGTGTAACTTCCCCGGCACTGCCTATGCTTCACAAGCAGTAGGAAAATGAAATGGGAACCAACAAGTCTGATAGATAGGGTGATGCTCACAGTCTTTAATTTTCATTGAGGATGACCTACCACTGGACATTTAGCCCATATAGAGAATGTTTAGTATTTCTCCAGAGGGAAGTAGGACCATAGTTTAGCAGCAGTGTGTGATGGTCGCTCTGCCAGTACTCACACTCTCCTGTCCACTTGTTGGGGTCCATCATCAGCCTGTGCTTGGTGTCCTCAAGCTCCACCTTCAGCATCTCATGCTTGGCCTTCAGCTCCCGGATCTGCTGCTGCCGCCTCTCCAGTAGCTTCAGCCTGGTGTTGAAATAGAGCAGGCcctgccggggtgggggggggggggcagtgagccACCACACACAGGGGAGCCACAATCCCAATACTACTGATGGCTTCTTTCACACtagctcagtgtttcccaattctGTGCTCAGGgactcacagacagtccatgtttttgctccctcccagtagggagcaaaaacgtggactgtctgttagggagctcagagggagctaAAATATGgatgactgtgggtccctggggACTACACTGCACTAGGTGAATTCCAAGGGATACTGGATCTGAAACTAGCATCccaatatataaacatatacatatgtatacatGTGAGACAGGCTCCTAACGAGCAATAATGACAGATGATTTTTTGCTGCTGTCCTTGTTACCACAGAAGAATTGCAGGATATACAATTACACCCTATAATTTCAGTCGCAGTGTTTTCCAGGTATTGTCGTGTAAGAGGACTTGTTTCCGCTTGTAACGTACATTGTAATAATTCTAGGTCCTCTGGTCTTGCGCAATGAACGAACGATACCCCCTTTTGATAAAACCCTCCCTGGCCAAAGTCCTAAATTCAGCTCACAATTTAGACACGCCCATCCTGCCCCATCGACATACCTTTTCGACATCCTGAAAAGGTTGCTAGAGAAAGGAAAGAGAACAGAGAGGGCAGTGTGATTAAATGGATGAAAGGCCACATACCCAACAAGCACACAtacccgcacacacaccggcaTGGTAGGGTTGAGTTAGTAGCAATGCTATCGGCTCTGGGACAAGGCATTCCATTATGTGTGATTCAGCCATCGTTACTTTCAAAGACGAATTGAAGATCATCTTTTCCTAATTGAAACTAAATCAAACGACCATCCAGCTGATTTAATATCTCCCTTCAACAACTCTCCACTGGGCTGACTCCAGCTTGTAGGGATGGTTAATGACCCATGGAAGCGGGGACCGCCATAAAGAGTGATCAAGCATCCGCGGATGGAGACCTTCATCCATCACATGCTCCTCAGTTACACTAGGGCTTTGCCTCATACCCCCTTCCGAGGGCCATCCCGCGGATCACTCATACCTAAACCAATTAACCCCAGGCAGTAATTGCTTGTGCgatacccccaccccactccacgTTTCAACAGAGACCCACATGACAAAAAAACACCCAGCAAGCCGTCACAGGCACTTAAACACAGTCATTTGCTGCCAAGTGGATGGAAGAAGGTCAGGCAGTCAAAACAGACGTTCATTAATAAAGAACCAGCCTACCTAAGACAGCCTGCTCTGTGCCTGTCCTGTATTTGGACTATCAAGAAAGCAGCCAGgaacaaaacacattttcctgaacCTTAAGCAAGTTTAACTGACAAAATAATTCCATGGCTCCACCCAAAACAGTCAAACTCAACTCAAGACAGATTTGATGACAGAGCCACATTCCCCCTTAGCAGCAGCTCACCTCGGCCACATCCTCCATCCGCCGCCTCTGTAGCCGTTCCACGTCATCGATCTCATACACCTTGATCTCGAAGGGCTCCTTCAGAGTGCCGGGCAGCAGCGGGGGCAGGTCCACCCACTGCCCAGTGGTGCTGGGCTTCCACCCCAGTGAAGAGCTGTCcgggaggggggcagggatCAAACGTCTCCTCTGGAGACCTGGAGgcacaacaaataaaaaaataaataaaacagtcaGCGATCGAAGTCAGATCAGAGAAATATACATCAGGCTTATCCAGCAGTATGCagcaatattaataaatatgtatgaGGCCAAAGATCTGAAGCGATACTAGGCTTGAACCCGCGGGTGGTATTGATTGCATGCATATAGTGTATGGTGCTATCTATTGCACCTACAACAGATATGAATTACACAGGTCGACAACATAAATCTGAGAGTGAATAGGATCGCCTGATGAGATTCAACAGGAGGGGAATTCAATATAGTTCTATTCTGTGCATGGAATATATCTTAAATTGCACGCTGCATGGGTATCTGAATGCAAGATAATGTTCTCAGGCTAGAAGGACCAGGACTCAATTGTTGTTTCATGTTCACAGCATTACAGATTTATACATTAAAGTATACACCTTGCTCTCATTTCTTGAAGTTATTACCTATGATGACAAAGAGCGGGATCCTCAAATCATTCAACTTCCTAACAATCCGActgtgctgcagtgcttagaGATGCATACTTGTGACTAATGGAATATAAAAACTGCAAGCAAACCATTAACACCATGACGGGAGATTCATACACATGCATTTTGCCTACATAGCAGCTAGTGGTTATTTATAGACATTACTCAATTGTGAAACGAGGGAGTCTGTGCCAGTTAAACATCTCTAAATAGGCAATGCCTGGGTGTCACTGAAGAGtctatatgttatttttgctgCTAAAGTGAGATATATCCTTTGCTTTCCCATGTACCAAAggataattttatttatagcCTTTTGGCAATACATGGACTGATTCAGGAGACCTGAATACTCTGATGCTGAATAGTGTAGCAGACTGTTTGAGAAAGAGTTATAGATTGACGCCTCACCATTCGACCTCTTCTTGGGGGATTTGGATGCCCTGGTACGGCCGGAAGAGGACATGCCGCTCTCGCTCATGGAGTCGTGGGCCGAGGAGGCGCTGCCCGTGGCCTCACTGTCCCGGATCATGCTTTCATACCCACTGCTGCCCCCGCTGTGATAGAAGAGGGCAGTGCGACCCATGGCAGGGGGCAGCTCCCCACTGAGAACACTACTGTTATCGCTTCCATGTCCGCTGCTGTACCGCTGCGGCCGCCGCGGAGCAGTGATCTTGCTGTACGGGGAGGGCAGTGCGAGGGCGGTGGGCTTGTCATCACTGAGGTTTACCCCACTGTCATTGCCACTGTCTGAGTCTGCCGAGCCCCTGAAGTGCTTCCCAGGGCCGCTTGAAGCCAGCTCACTGACCCGGCTATTGGCAGCTCGGATGGCTTGCTTTGTTCCCATGATGGTGCCCCTCCCAGGCTTGCTGTTGACCCCGGTGACAGAACGAGGCCCCATCTTCCCTGTGGGAGGCAGGCCGGTGTTGCGTGCAGCTGGAGCAGCCAGAGATTTGGTAGAAGAACTCAAGGCCTTAGAACTACTTGTAGATATTGAGCGGGTCTTACTCCCACTGACGCCCATAGTCTTGGGGTTGACATTGCCTTTCAACAGCCCTGCTTTTCCTGGGGTCCCTGGCACGACACAAGGAGGAGGAGAAGTTGCAGTGGGAGTGGAGGCAGCAGTCGGGGCCCCAAGCCTTGGCACTGACCTACTGGATTTTCCATTACTGCCCAGACTTGCCCCACTATTTTCTCTGTATAATCCTGGCTTGGATCCCACAGAACTCAAGCTGTCACATCTCTCTAGGGATGTCTGACTGCCATACCACTGTCCAGTTTCCCCTTTGCCTCCTCTTGTCTTAAGACTAGATGTTGCTTTGCCTGAGCTGCAGTCTACTTTTAGGCTGGATGTTTTGTGGCTGCCGGAATTACTTCTAAGCCGCATCTCCAGCTCGTCTTCTGATGAAGCTGCTCTGGCTGCTGGGGACTTTCCTCCATCGATACCTGCTGACTTTAAGGCACTTGGGGGCAACAAGATCCGATTTTTCTGATCTAGGCTGGATTTACGGACGGGTGGAGCAGGAGGTGAGCTGCCACCAGGCTTTGGTAGCATACTACCTTTCTGTCCATTTGTCTTTTTCCCCAACGAAGAAAACTTCAGACTAACAGCTCCAGCCATGACATCTTGGGTCCCCCGGGAATCAGAGGAGTTATGGATGACAGGGACAGTGCCCAGAGTGGTTGCCCCACGTCGAAGTTGTGGCATTTTACTCGGAGTCTCTGTTTTCTTGCTACTAGATTTCTCACAGCCATCCACCACCCTTTGGGATGAGGTAGACACAAGTGTCTTAGGCGGTCGAGGTACACTGTTGCTGTTCATATCTGGCTTCCTGGAGGGTATGCTGCTTGTGCCATTCCTAGAGAACTTTCCTGCAGAATTGGAGTCACTGGCTCGAGAGTCTGACGGATTATCAATGCGTAGCCATGGGTCTTCTTGCTTGCCTTCCTGCCTCTGCAGTTCACGACTACTGCTGCTCTGGGGAACAAATGAGGTAGGTTTAATTTTTTTGGGAAGACTGGAGTGAACTCCTTGAGGGATCTGCGATGGCTGCGAACTGTTAAGAGTATTCGCTTTTGTCTCTTTAGAAATTCTTGTGGCCACTTTTATGGACTCCGGCGATGAAGGACACCTTGTTATGCTCAGTGAGAGTTTGCTGGACGTGACACTGTCACTGTCCATCTCAGAGAAGCAAAAGCCACTGTCATTCAAGGAGCTCTTGACATCCTGAGGGTTAAATGGCTCCTTGTGGAACATGCCAAGGGAATCCAAATAGAAAGTACCCTCTGGACCAATGTGCTTAGGCTGCTGCAAAAACCTATCTGCAGAAGGGGTGCCTTCACTCTCAAGTGTACCCACACTCACTTCGGTGAGCCAGGAACTGATGGAAGAACACCTGCTTCCAGGGCAGTCAAACACTTCCTCTggcactatgtcagtgtttatACCGGATGCACCTTCCTGGGACATGTAAGCATCAAACTCATCATTGATGCTGCTGATGATGCTAACTGGCCGAGAGCCAGAAGCCAAGGCTTGGAGGGAGCAGTCACTGTTGAAGCTAATGATGCTTGAGGGCCTCCCATTGTCTATGATACTGCCTATGGATAGCTCTTCCACCACAGTGAACACCAGCTCATCCTCTCCATTGAGCTCCACAGGCTGCTGCAGGGTGACTGTAGTCCTCAAGATATCCCTGTCGAAGCATCTTCCTCTAAAGGTAGAGCGCAGGTGGCTCACCTCCATGGGGGACCTACTCATGGGGTTGGCTCTTCCAAGGACCGGGGAGCTCCCAGGCTCCCCTCGCTTCAGTGATTGATGACTCATTCCTACTGGTGGCATCCTCATTGCAGAGCTTCCCTCTGACTCAGGGTAAAGTGTCCTAGGGTCTCTCTGTTGGGGAGGAGGAGGTGCAGGTTTGGGGAGGGGCCTCTTGTTGACATAGACCTTCTCCCGCACCACCGGTTCAGAGTCCTGAGACGTGGTGCTACCATACTTGGATGTGACTTCTCGTCCATCTGACGTGAGCACCTTCTCCCCATCTGCACTTGTTCGACTCAGACTTTCCACAACACCCCCATCAGAAGCAGATGATGACCACTTGGAATGTTCTGGTGTGGACTTGAATGGAGTGCTGCAAGTCAGATTATCTGATGTACACTGAGGAGGCTGCCTAAGTGAGTTGTTCTCCTGGTAGGAGGCCTTAGTAGGAGTCCCTGGAGGCACTGCAGCATTGTCTTTAGCTTTAGCAGCTCCATTGTCCAACTTGGACCCAGTCTGAGAGCCCTTGCCTTCCCCAGGGAAAACAGTTGGCTCTTCACTGCCGTCTATACACTCCAGACGCTCCTGAAGCTCTGCAAATGTGTTGCATTTGAAGTGGTCCCGGTCCACGGGACCATCCTTGGTACGCTTCCTATTGAGGGAGGGGATGATAGGCACAAATGCGGGTGGACCCTCATTGTCGCTGAGCTCGCGGTCCGAGAGAGCAGCTCCCCCAGGTCCCACATAGATGACGGTATCACAGGACTGCTCGCTGCTGGAGGAATAGTCCGGGTCGCTGACTAGGAGTGGTAGGTCTGGGTCCAATGCAACTGTTCTGGGATGAAAGGGTCTCAGGTGGGGCGGCCGGCGGATTCTGCCTTCCTCACAGGAGCTCTCCCCACCAGAGGAGCTTGACGCATACTGAAAACATTACAGAGACAGTACTGTTAAACATTTTTCAAAGCAGACATCTAGTTTGACCACTGGGTCTCGTTACATCCAAAATTGCTTTAATTCACGACTCTGAGCCCTGTCACTGATCACTGAATTATTTAATGACAAATCTGCACTCAGGACACAGTTAACCTGAGGGTAAATATCAATGGTGTCTTAACATGTCGATATGGTAAAGGTGAAAAGTGCACACCAATGGGGAACCACAAAAGCACTGGTCAATATTACAACACCACCACCAAGCTGTGCGTTACGACTGTGTCCCAGCCAGCATTATAAATATGTGCTGTCTTTCTGGCTCGTTATTCTGAAAGTATATTTCCTTAATCTGAGTACATTCATTACCCACCCTCCCAAGGCACACATATTGATTACACAGTGTAGATAAACAAGAAAAACTAACTCTGAATCATTGCTATAACTGCCGTTCGTTAACAGAGATGCTGATTAATTTTATAGATCTTAAAGGTTCCtgtgctggtggatatttcaccaCCCCCACCACATCCAGTCTATCTATCGAGTCAAAAAGGGCCGTCAGTGACAGAGAAGCAGGCAAACATCTGCAGCAGAGCAATGAGCCCCAATGAGCAGCAAATGTGGCTGACCTTCGCCTTCTTCTTCCGCATGCGGTGGATGCGCGAGGCCAGCTGCAGGGTGGTGAGGGACTCGGGGTACTGCGCCGGCGAGTCGGAGATGTGTGCGATCATGGTGGTACGGCAGTTGATGTTGCCCAGCGACTCCCTCAGCAACATTGTCAGCTTGCTGTCCCTGCGCATCAAAGCCAGACAGCTCACGCTGGTGCCAATATCCAGCTTCCCCAGGACACGCTCACACTTCTCATGACATGACAAGCAGGCTTTCACAGTAAAATCAGAGCCTCACTTATACTAGTCTGTGctcatattaatatattttcacACGGCTGTTTACCTCTGGCAGAATGGAGAGTCTTAACTCTACACTCTAAACTAGTGTTTCCGAATCAGGTCTTCAGGGActtgcagacagtccatgtgtTTGCTCTCTCACAGCTCCCGgtagggagaaaaaatgtggacaACCTGGCAGAGACCttggagggaacaaaaacatgggCCGTCTGGGAGTTCTCAAGGACCAAATTGGGAAACTGTAAACACAGTGATTTACGCACAGTTTTCCTGAGAGCAGTAACAAGTAAGATCTCCCAGTTCCATTCCCACTCCACTCCTTCTCTGCTGATCCTATCTTAAACTTCCACACAACTCTCACTACCCCCTTATCTCCCCCTCTTCTGCTGCATCTTCCTTCTTCCAGAGCCACAGTCCCGTTCTCCTCTCCATTATTGATAGCTTCTCCCGTGTTTCCCGGATTTCGCAGATCGTCCTCCAACTTTTACCAGGTAAAATGAGCCACAGTGATTTACCCGCAAGCAAGCCATAGAGGTTACTCATGGGCAGCAGAGCCTGCGCAGCTGTAAAGCTGTCAGAGTGCGTACATCTGCACAAGCCCTGCCCCTCATCCCTCAATCATTTATTTTCGGACTGAGGAAGGATGGCCCCTTGGCACCTCACCTGTAAGGGACGTGCTTAGCCCCGTTAGCCAGAGCCAGAATGACGTTGCCGAGGGCATTAAGTGACAGGCACAGGCCACCACCTCCATCCCTGCTCTTGCTCAGGACCTTCTCGCAGCTACCCAGGTCAATGAGATGCAGGCGACTCCGGCCTCCCGACACTAGTGGGGGAGCAAATAGTGGTGGTGAGCTTTCATCTCTGCACACATGATCGCTTCTTCCTCCAGGTGCCTCTAGTTTTCTGGCCAGGAGAAGCCAGACCACTGGCTGACGTTGCCGTCTCGTTTATTCATGACTAAGATGTGGTGTGTTTCAAATCCCTGGTTTAAAGATAAATCTATGCAGGTCCAGATACCAGACGCTTTATGTAAACCCATGGTTGTCAAACACACCAACAACACGGTGATGTCAGACTGGTCACTGGGCTCTGATACTGACATTATGCTATATACGTGGTGCTGGCACCCTTGCTTGGGAGAATCAGCCGATAGGTCGCTACAGTGTGAACGTCTGCATGTGACAGATGCTCTGCGCCCAGGGCAGTGGCCTCCGGACGTCAGCAGAAACAGCAGAGTTGGTGTCCAGAATCCAGACTCAGCACTGCAATAAAAACTAGCCTCACACCTTTGACAGTAGCACTGGGACATAAACATTCCTGAGAAGGTATGTCATACCTCATTACCTGCTCTGATTTATTTGCACGTTAGGAGGCATCCGCTCTGCACAGCTGCTGCCACAGTGAAGCATGAACAACAGGCCTCACGTAAGGGAGCCCTCAACGTCACTTGTGCTGATCAAACGAAAATTTCCCTGCTCATTAATATTCTTGTTAAGGTTTTAGTAATCAGTTCAGGCAATGCTCATTAATGCAGCTTTTATTCGGCAGTGTGGGAAGCGCAATCTGAGCCGGATTAATCCCTTCGCCCACCCGACAACGATGTCCAAGCAAATAAATGAGAGTGAGGCCATCACACCGTCACGAGATACAGTGAGGAGCTGAGCTGGCAGAAGGTCGGGAGGCTGGCCGCATGCAATCTGGCACATTCTACAAGGACTTACTTTCCCACGGGGGGGTCCTTTCAAAAGCGGCAAAGAGGCAAGGAAAAGGGGATAAAAAAAATCCCGGGAAGTGAAGCCATTTGTTAAAGGGACAAAGGGCAGAAAGGGCAGAGGAAGTCAGCTCA
Encoded proteins:
- the kif26ab gene encoding kinesin-like protein KIF26A isoform X2, whose product is MSRAERTSASSGNVSLGRDLDHRRFTVDGCPSRESPFALELSPRKRLPSAEGAQCGRRPPPEGAGAVTVSESGQFERREGKGNLCKQCQLKVTELKRQALSLADPGSLKDPGFATFLFDKLQAPEGFTGRHEDAARCQACATPPHQLRQRALQMVVALADDVPDLPPFSGLPGAAHGVLALPSAHDWPPPKAGTVLPAGDRCRGPGWRPGGIEGPKSAVLGSVTIQARQHLEGMWNISRVNNFLPQPGPSQGLTVEVGRESMCPEVISINGPVAPALLRSPPLRERTTPTPQTSTPSTSAAASFFIRAAQKLNLSSKRKKPPAPLALPQELCIYPTSFSAALQLSPPPAPPCLLRGVSKVKDNPGMGKVKVMVRICPSTGPLDSSESMSFLKVDPRKKQLTLYDPSLNTHSNSGPRRAVVAAPKMFAFDAVFTQDASQAEVCSGTVAEVIQSVVNGADGCIFCFGHVRLGKTYTMIGKDSSTQSLGIVPCAISWLFKLINERKEKTGTRFSVRVSAVEISGKDETLSDLLSEVASGSLQDGQSPGIYLREDPICGTQLQNQSELRAPTAEKAAFFLDAAIAARSTSRPDCDEEDRRNSHMLFTLHIYQYRMEKSGKGGMSGGRSRLHLIDLGSCEKVLSKSRDGGGGLCLSLNALGNVILALANGAKHVPYRDSKLTMLLRESLGNINCRTTMIAHISDSPAQYPESLTTLQLASRIHRMRKKKAKYASSSSGGESSCEEGRIRRPPHLRPFHPRTVALDPDLPLLVSDPDYSSSSEQSCDTVIYVGPGGAALSDRELSDNEGPPAFVPIIPSLNRKRTKDGPVDRDHFKCNTFAELQERLECIDGSEEPTVFPGEGKGSQTGSKLDNGAAKAKDNAAVPPGTPTKASYQENNSLRQPPQCTSDNLTCSTPFKSTPEHSKWSSSASDGGVVESLSRTSADGEKVLTSDGREVTSKYGSTTSQDSEPVVREKVYVNKRPLPKPAPPPPQQRDPRTLYPESEGSSAMRMPPVGMSHQSLKRGEPGSSPVLGRANPMSRSPMEVSHLRSTFRGRCFDRDILRTTVTLQQPVELNGEDELVFTVVEELSIGSIIDNGRPSSIISFNSDCSLQALASGSRPVSIISSINDEFDAYMSQEGASGINTDIVPEEVFDCPGSRCSSISSWLTEVSVGTLESEGTPSADRFLQQPKHIGPEGTFYLDSLGMFHKEPFNPQDVKSSLNDSGFCFSEMDSDSVTSSKLSLSITRCPSSPESIKVATRISKETKANTLNSSQPSQIPQGVHSSLPKKIKPTSFVPQSSSSRELQRQEGKQEDPWLRIDNPSDSRASDSNSAGKFSRNGTSSIPSRKPDMNSNSVPRPPKTLVSTSSQRVVDGCEKSSSKKTETPSKMPQLRRGATTLGTVPVIHNSSDSRGTQDVMAGAVSLKFSSLGKKTNGQKGSMLPKPGGSSPPAPPVRKSSLDQKNRILLPPSALKSAGIDGGKSPAARAASSEDELEMRLRSNSGSHKTSSLKVDCSSGKATSSLKTRGGKGETGQWYGSQTSLERCDSLSSVGSKPGLYRENSGASLGSNGKSSRSVPRLGAPTAASTPTATSPPPCVVPGTPGKAGLLKGNVNPKTMGVSGSKTRSISTSSSKALSSSTKSLAAPAARNTGLPPTGKMGPRSVTGVNSKPGRGTIMGTKQAIRAANSRVSELASSGPGKHFRGSADSDSGNDSGVNLSDDKPTALALPSPYSKITAPRRPQRYSSGHGSDNSSVLSGELPPAMGRTALFYHSGGSSGYESMIRDSEATGSASSAHDSMSESGMSSSGRTRASKSPKKRSNGLQRRRLIPAPLPDSSSLGWKPSTTGQWVDLPPLLPGTLKEPFEIKVYEIDDVERLQRRRMEDVAEQPFQDVEKGLLYFNTRLKLLERRQQQIRELKAKHEMLKVELEDTKHRLMMDPNKWTGEFEVDQDLDKESQEYLEALEQTTDELEYYVNLCKSRIMMVTCFDIGVTTDTQEGLREVEV
- the kif26ab gene encoding kinesin-like protein KIF26A isoform X5, translating into MMDWNELAAQKLNLSSKRKKPPAPLALPQELCIYPTSFSAALQLSPPPAPPCLLRGVSKVKDNPGMGKVKVMVRICPSTGPLDSSESMSFLKVDPRKKQLTLYDPSLNTHSNSGPRRAVVAAPKMFAFDAVFTQDASQAEVCSGTVAEVIQSVVNGADGCIFCFGHVRLGKTYTMIGKDSSTQSLGIVPCAISWLFKLINERKEKTGTRFSVRVSAVEISGKDETLSDLLSEVASGSLQDGQSPGIYLREDPICGTQLQNQSELRAPTAEKAAFFLDAAIAARSTSRPDCDEEDRRNSHMLFTLHIYQYRMEKSGKGGMSGGRSRLHLIDLGSCEKVLSKSRDGGGGLCLSLNALGNVILALANGAKHVPYRDSKLTMLLRESLGNINCRTTMIAHISDSPAQYPESLTTLQLASRIHRMRKKKAKYASSSSGGESSCEEGRIRRPPHLRPFHPRTVALDPDLPLLVSDPDYSSSSEQSCDTVIYVGPGGAALSDRELSDNEGPPAFVPIIPSLNRKRTKDGPVDRDHFKCNTFAELQERLECIDGSEEPTVFPGEGKGSQTGSKLDNGAAKAKDNAAVPPGTPTKASYQENNSLRQPPQCTSDNLTCSTPFKSTPEHSKWSSSASDGGVVESLSRTSADGEKVLTSDGREVTSKYGSTTSQDSEPVVREKVYVNKRPLPKPAPPPPQQRDPRTLYPESEGSSAMRMPPVGMSHQSLKRGEPGSSPVLGRANPMSRSPMEVSHLRSTFRGRCFDRDILRTTVTLQQPVELNGEDELVFTVVEELSIGSIIDNGRPSSIISFNSDCSLQALASGSRPVSIISSINDEFDAYMSQEGASGINTDIVPEEVFDCPGSRCSSISSWLTEVSVGTLESEGTPSADRFLQQPKHIGPEGTFYLDSLGMFHKEPFNPQDVKSSLNDSGFCFSEMDSDSVTSSKLSLSITRCPSSPESIKVATRISKETKANTLNSSQPSQIPQGVHSSLPKKIKPTSFVPQSSSSRELQRQEGKQEDPWLRIDNPSDSRASDSNSAGKFSRNGTSSIPSRKPDMNSNSVPRPPKTLVSTSSQRVVDGCEKSSSKKTETPSKMPQLRRGATTLGTVPVIHNSSDSRGTQDVMAGAVSLKFSSLGKKTNGQKGSMLPKPGGSSPPAPPVRKSSLDQKNRILLPPSALKSAGIDGGKSPAARAASSEDELEMRLRSNSGSHKTSSLKVDCSSGKATSSLKTRGGKGETGQWYGSQTSLERCDSLSSVGSKPGLYRENSGASLGSNGKSSRSVPRLGAPTAASTPTATSPPPCVVPGTPGKAGLLKGNVNPKTMGVSGSKTRSISTSSSKALSSSTKSLAAPAARNTGLPPTGKMGPRSVTGVNSKPGRGTIMGTKQAIRAANSRVSELASSGPGKHFRGSADSDSGNDSGVNLSDDKPTALALPSPYSKITAPRRPQRYSSGHGSDNSSVLSGELPPAMGRTALFYHSGGSSGYESMIRDSEATGSASSAHDSMSESGMSSSGRTRASKSPKKRSNGLQRRRLIPAPLPDSSSLGWKPSTTGQWVDLPPLLPGTLKEPFEIKVYEIDDVERLQRRRMEDVAEQPFQDVEKGLLYFNTRLKLLERRQQQIRELKAKHEMLKVELEDTKHRLMMDPNKWTGEFEVDQDLDKESQEYLEALEQTTDELEYYVNLCKSRIMMVTCFDIGVTTDTQEGLREVEV